A single genomic interval of Croceibacter atlanticus HTCC2559 harbors:
- a CDS encoding DUF3822 family protein produces the protein MAQTTNNIIQTPKALSILVSLDGLSFCVLSFGKISLLSEVSFEKQLNPIEVLERLKKALSKEQLISEHFEKVTLTISNELFTCVPEALFNKNNLTNYLKFSSKLLKTDFADVDALPALQLHTVYIPFTNITNFIYDQFGAFTYRHSISVFAEAILAMQKENSIAVNVTSQYFELVVIQANALKLANRFTYSSKEDFIYYILFTYEQLNLDREEDILYVSGLIEEGDDNYEMAFKYIRHIAFLEYSGYESDTSLELQPHQHLLIRQALI, from the coding sequence ATGGCGCAAACGACCAATAATATCATACAAACTCCAAAAGCATTGTCCATCTTGGTTAGCCTCGATGGACTTTCTTTTTGTGTATTATCCTTTGGTAAAATCTCATTACTTTCTGAAGTTAGTTTTGAAAAGCAGCTAAACCCAATCGAAGTTTTAGAACGGTTAAAGAAAGCCCTTTCTAAAGAACAGCTAATCTCTGAACACTTTGAGAAAGTAACGCTTACTATATCTAATGAGCTTTTTACGTGTGTACCTGAAGCACTTTTTAATAAAAACAACCTTACCAACTACCTAAAGTTTTCTAGTAAGCTACTTAAAACAGATTTTGCAGATGTAGATGCACTGCCTGCTTTACAATTACATACCGTATATATTCCGTTTACCAATATTACTAACTTTATATACGACCAATTTGGTGCGTTTACGTATAGACACTCTATTTCTGTTTTTGCAGAAGCTATACTTGCTATGCAAAAGGAAAATAGTATTGCTGTTAACGTGACATCACAATATTTTGAATTGGTTGTCATACAAGCCAATGCTCTTAAATTAGCAAACCGATTTACCTACAGTTCTAAGGAAGATTTTATATACTATATATTATTTACGTATGAACAACTAAACTTAGATCGAGAAGAAGATATTCTTTATGTTTCTGGCCTAATTGAAGAAGGAGATGATAATTACGAGATGGCATTTAAGTATATTAGACATATAGCATTTTTAGAGTATTCTGGATATGAGTCTGACACGTCTTTAGAGTTACAACCTCATCAACATTTATTAATTCGCCAAGCCCTAATATGA
- a CDS encoding RsmD family RNA methyltransferase: MRIVSGKYKSKRITAPKNLPVRPTTDMAKEGLFNRLNNWYSFRSIKVLDLFAGTGNISFEFLSRGTEHIVAVDNHNNCLKFINTIAKELNGEITTIKSDVLKYLEKASGSFEVVFADPPYALPQEDFETLVQLVFKHNWLTDNGTLIVEHSQQTDLAHLEHFTEARRYGSSVFSFFEM; the protein is encoded by the coding sequence ATGAGAATTGTTTCAGGAAAATATAAAAGTAAACGTATAACAGCTCCAAAAAATCTTCCTGTAAGGCCAACTACAGATATGGCTAAGGAAGGTCTATTTAATAGGCTAAACAACTGGTATAGCTTTAGATCAATTAAGGTATTAGACTTGTTTGCTGGTACAGGAAACATATCTTTTGAGTTTCTCTCAAGAGGTACAGAACATATAGTTGCGGTTGATAATCATAACAACTGTTTAAAGTTTATAAATACTATTGCAAAAGAATTGAACGGTGAGATAACCACTATTAAAAGTGATGTCTTAAAATATCTAGAAAAAGCTTCTGGTTCTTTTGAAGTTGTATTTGCAGATCCACCTTATGCCCTACCACAAGAAGATTTTGAAACCCTAGTACAACTCGTTTTTAAACATAATTGGTTAACCGATAACGGTACTTTAATTGTTGAGCATTCACAACAAACAGATCTTGCACATTTAGAGCATTTTACTGAAGCTAGACGCTATGGCAGTTCTGTCTTTAGTTTCTTTGAAATGTAA
- the corA gene encoding magnesium/cobalt transporter CorA yields the protein MKKPKFRAPKMNIKKGRKSKKNEVPGTLEYTGDKSGLPTKIEVFDYTADYYEYKESNSIEDAFDKRNTKHISWININGLHNTEEIEKLGEHYNIHPLILEDIVDTAQRPKIDEYANYLFIVFKMMYHREDGEFINEHMSLIMGEDYVLTFQESDGDVFDGLRSRIANSKGRIRNNGADYLMFAILDAVVDNYFTVMETISDKVETLEDLLFAQEDTKDITQDIQDLKREILKIRRATLPLREVVNRIEKIDSPLIEEKTSTFLRDLYDHIIQVNESVDIYREMIWGLMDMYMTTISNKMNEVMKVLTIMASIFIPLTFMAGIYGMNFEYIPELQFKYGYFYLWGAMLIVFFGLLWYFKRKKWL from the coding sequence ATGAAGAAGCCAAAATTTAGAGCTCCCAAGATGAATATAAAGAAAGGGAGAAAATCTAAAAAAAATGAAGTTCCTGGAACCTTAGAGTATACTGGAGATAAAAGTGGTTTGCCTACTAAAATAGAGGTTTTCGACTATACAGCAGATTATTACGAGTATAAAGAATCTAACAGTATAGAAGATGCTTTTGATAAACGCAATACCAAGCACATTTCTTGGATTAACATAAACGGGTTACATAATACAGAAGAAATAGAAAAGCTTGGAGAACATTATAATATACACCCACTTATATTAGAAGATATAGTAGATACTGCACAACGACCTAAGATAGATGAGTATGCAAACTATTTATTTATAGTGTTTAAGATGATGTATCATAGAGAAGATGGTGAGTTTATAAATGAGCATATGTCTCTTATAATGGGAGAAGATTATGTATTAACCTTCCAAGAATCTGATGGTGATGTTTTTGATGGCTTACGCTCCCGAATAGCTAACTCCAAAGGTAGAATAAGAAACAATGGAGCAGATTATCTGATGTTCGCAATATTAGATGCCGTGGTAGATAATTACTTTACAGTAATGGAAACTATAAGTGATAAGGTAGAAACTCTTGAGGATTTATTGTTTGCACAAGAAGACACTAAAGATATAACTCAAGATATTCAGGATTTAAAACGAGAAATTCTTAAAATACGCAGAGCTACCTTACCATTAAGAGAAGTAGTAAATAGAATTGAGAAAATAGACAGTCCTTTAATTGAAGAGAAAACAAGCACATTCTTAAGAGACCTTTACGACCACATTATTCAAGTCAATGAAAGTGTAGACATTTACAGAGAAATGATTTGGGGTCTTATGGATATGTATATGACTACCATAAGCAACAAAATGAATGAAGTTATGAAAGTACTTACCATTATGGCCAGTATTTTTATACCGCTCACATTTATGGCAGGAATTTATGGGATGAACTTTGAGTATATACCAGAACTACAGTTTAAGTATGGGTACTTTTATCTTTGGGGAGCAATGTTAATTGTGTTCTTCGGGTTACTTTGGTATTTTAAACGGAAGAAATGGTTATAA
- a CDS encoding tRNA pseudouridine synthase A translates to MSKLKSVQRLRYYYIIQLQYLGFRFHGWQKQPDVNTVERMVERTLAYVLGHKKFKLLASGRTDAKVSVNNTFVELFIDDKPLEVDSFFKDFNVNLPQDIKALSIKETDANFNIIQHPKLKEYIYLFTYGEKMHPFCAPYMVCYNKPLNIELMQEAAALFQGEHDFKNYTYKPTEDTQTIGVIDACELSENTVYTANFFPEKSYMLKVVGQGFKRHQIRLMMGALFDLGSGEFDMQFFKKTLTSTEFIKLTHIAQASGLILQSVTLK, encoded by the coding sequence TTGAGCAAATTAAAAAGTGTGCAGCGTTTACGTTATTATTATATCATACAATTACAATATTTAGGATTTAGATTTCACGGCTGGCAAAAACAACCAGATGTTAATACAGTAGAGCGTATGGTAGAGAGAACGCTAGCCTACGTATTAGGGCATAAAAAATTTAAATTGCTAGCATCTGGCCGTACAGATGCTAAAGTGTCTGTAAATAATACGTTTGTTGAATTGTTTATAGATGATAAACCCTTAGAGGTAGATTCATTTTTTAAAGACTTTAACGTCAACTTGCCGCAAGATATTAAAGCACTCTCTATTAAAGAAACAGATGCTAATTTTAATATAATACAGCACCCTAAACTAAAGGAATATATATACTTGTTTACGTACGGAGAAAAAATGCATCCTTTTTGTGCACCTTATATGGTTTGTTACAACAAACCATTAAATATTGAATTAATGCAAGAAGCAGCAGCGTTATTTCAAGGCGAACATGATTTTAAGAACTACACCTATAAACCAACCGAAGACACACAAACCATAGGTGTTATAGATGCTTGTGAGTTATCAGAAAACACAGTATATACAGCAAACTTTTTTCCTGAAAAATCTTACATGCTAAAAGTTGTGGGCCAAGGTTTTAAAAGACACCAAATACGGTTAATGATGGGTGCCTTATTCGATTTAGGTTCAGGTGAATTTGATATGCAATTCTTTAAGAAGACACTCACTTCAACAGAGTTTATAAAACTTACGCATATTGCACAAGCAAGTGGTCTAATATTACAATCGGTTACATTAAAATAG
- a CDS encoding SDR family oxidoreductase, translating to MENLQDKVALITGGSKGIGFGIAESFLKQGMKVAVTSRSLTNAEDVAKELNAKYEGKAIGIKADVRNYIDQQEAVRKTVDTFGSLDVLIANAGLGHFGSIEEITDKEWKEVIDTNLTGVFYSIKSAVDELKKSKGYFISISSLAGTNFFAGGSAYNASKFGVTGFTQAVMLDLRQNGIKVSTIMPGSVATHFNGHTPNEDDAWKIQKEDLGQLTVDLLKMPENALPSKVEIRPTTPPSK from the coding sequence ATGGAAAATTTACAAGATAAAGTAGCATTAATTACTGGCGGAAGCAAAGGTATTGGGTTTGGTATAGCAGAATCATTCTTAAAACAAGGGATGAAAGTTGCTGTTACCAGCAGGTCTTTAACTAATGCAGAAGATGTTGCAAAAGAATTAAATGCTAAATATGAAGGAAAAGCAATTGGTATAAAAGCCGATGTGCGTAATTACATAGACCAACAAGAAGCTGTACGTAAAACTGTAGATACATTTGGATCTTTAGATGTGCTTATTGCCAATGCTGGCTTAGGTCATTTTGGAAGTATTGAAGAGATAACAGATAAAGAGTGGAAAGAAGTAATAGACACCAACCTAACAGGTGTCTTCTACTCTATTAAATCTGCAGTAGATGAGCTTAAGAAAAGTAAAGGTTATTTTATTTCTATCTCAAGTTTAGCCGGAACAAATTTCTTTGCAGGTGGCTCTGCATATAATGCTAGTAAATTTGGTGTTACAGGATTTACACAAGCAGTAATGTTAGATTTAAGACAAAACGGTATTAAAGTAAGTACAATTATGCCAGGTTCTGTAGCCACACACTTTAACGGTCATACGCCTAATGAAGATGATGCCTGGAAAATACAAAAGGAAGATTTAGGACAACTTACAGTTGATTTACTTAAGATGCCAGAAAATGCATTGCCTAGTAAGGTAGAGATAAGGCCTACAACACCACCAAGTAAATAA
- a CDS encoding C45 family autoproteolytic acyltransferase/hydolase, protein MLKLLLRFILCVFVFFTISCSVAIFNTAKPFVATTKVTDTITVNDTLREKVNDTFYRVGKNQLHKNQFGIWELYLEGNAYQRGLAAGSLTRELITKQEQALVKRITNAASGKDSTNQLSKFYNSYAVNIDESIPNEYYRELSGLAKFTDKTLDTLIKPINRLWYLQALPDIAHDFEEIFESGCSSFAVWGNKSFDGKLIIARNYDFHINEAFNETKLITFIKPDKGHRFVTYSWPGFMGVVSGMNEYGVTVTINSGLSHTEKEAQTPISYVAREILQYSKNTYEARRIAEGFNVFASESILIGSAIEREALIIEKSAEQQAVYRAENTTTIVCANHFQSDAFYNDPYNRDATYNTNSMHRFERMYELLNAENKMTPKKAVKVLREKRGLQDSLLGFGNKRAINQLKAHHGIVFKPQDYKLWVSAHPYNMGKYVSYNVKESFARFEDTVAVTTSVAYLKEVIAEDPFLNSETYNKYASYKSLYNLIAEQIKLNQPVPDALLQRLILLNPHQWEAYTLVGDYFYGIKDFVEATEKYQAALDLRVNSPKDYKMLQLKIDDSLRQLNKLQN, encoded by the coding sequence ATGCTTAAATTATTACTACGTTTCATTTTATGTGTCTTCGTATTCTTCACCATTAGTTGTAGTGTAGCTATTTTTAACACTGCTAAACCTTTTGTAGCTACAACTAAGGTTACTGATACAATTACAGTTAACGATACGCTTAGAGAGAAAGTTAACGATACATTTTATAGAGTAGGTAAAAATCAGTTACACAAAAACCAATTTGGTATTTGGGAATTGTATTTAGAAGGCAACGCCTATCAAAGAGGTCTTGCCGCAGGAAGTTTAACTCGCGAACTTATAACAAAACAAGAACAAGCTTTAGTAAAAAGAATAACTAATGCTGCTTCTGGAAAAGATAGTACTAATCAACTTTCAAAATTTTACAATTCCTACGCAGTTAATATTGACGAAAGCATACCTAACGAGTATTACAGAGAATTATCTGGCTTGGCTAAGTTTACAGACAAAACTTTAGACACACTTATAAAACCTATTAACAGATTATGGTACTTGCAGGCGTTGCCAGATATTGCACATGACTTTGAAGAAATCTTTGAGTCTGGATGCTCATCTTTTGCAGTTTGGGGCAACAAATCTTTTGATGGTAAACTTATAATTGCTCGTAATTATGATTTTCATATCAATGAAGCCTTTAATGAAACTAAGCTTATTACGTTTATAAAACCAGATAAGGGACATCGATTTGTTACTTATTCTTGGCCAGGATTTATGGGCGTTGTAAGTGGTATGAATGAATATGGTGTAACGGTAACAATAAACTCTGGATTATCTCATACAGAAAAAGAAGCGCAAACACCTATAAGTTATGTGGCTAGAGAAATATTACAATATTCTAAAAATACCTACGAAGCAAGACGCATAGCAGAAGGTTTTAATGTATTTGCAAGCGAATCTATCCTAATAGGAAGTGCTATAGAACGTGAAGCTTTAATTATTGAAAAGTCTGCCGAGCAACAAGCTGTATATAGAGCAGAAAATACAACAACTATAGTTTGTGCCAATCATTTTCAAAGTGATGCATTTTATAATGATCCTTATAATCGAGATGCAACTTATAATACCAACTCCATGCATAGATTTGAGCGTATGTATGAGCTGTTAAACGCAGAAAATAAAATGACTCCTAAAAAAGCAGTTAAGGTGTTAAGAGAAAAGCGTGGTTTACAGGATTCTCTTTTAGGCTTTGGTAATAAACGTGCAATAAATCAATTAAAAGCACACCACGGTATTGTTTTTAAACCACAAGATTATAAGCTGTGGGTATCTGCACACCCTTATAATATGGGAAAATATGTGTCTTATAATGTTAAAGAAAGTTTTGCTCGTTTTGAAGATACAGTAGCTGTTACTACTAGTGTTGCTTATTTAAAAGAAGTTATAGCAGAAGATCCTTTTCTAAATTCTGAGACGTATAACAAATATGCATCTTATAAATCGCTTTACAATTTAATAGCTGAACAGATAAAACTTAACCAACCTGTGCCAGATGCATTACTGCAACGGCTTATACTTTTAAACCCGCATCAATGGGAAGCTTACACATTGGTTGGAGATTATTTTTATGGCATAAAAGATTTTGTTGAAGCTACAGAAAAATACCAAGCAGCATTAGATTTACGTGTAAACTCGCCTAAAGATTATAAAATGCTTCAACTTAAAATAGATGATAGTTTAAGGCAGTTAAACAAACTACAGAATTAA
- a CDS encoding M28 family metallopeptidase — protein sequence MFKPFRKLFYISCLTLFITSSVTQAQRINTKIYDIIDAVSAERIEADITTLANFGTRHTLSDTISNTRGIGAARRWIKSEFDKVSSNCNNCLEVFYQNNIVKEDGRRIFKDVNVVNVVAIQRGTTYPNRYVIMSGDIDSRVTDANDATSDSPGANDNASGMAGTIEAARVLSNYSFENSIIYVGLSGEEQGLYGGKGLAEYAKENDWDIIGVLNNDMIGNIEGVDGVIDNRSFRIFSEPVPPNETERERNARRFYGGEVDGISRQLARYIHKTTKTYMPEMNPMMIYRLDRFGRGGHHRPFNDVGFPGIRIMEAHENYTQQHQDIRTEDGIEYGDKLKFVNFKYAAKLTAVNAINLASLAWAPPSPKSVSIGGIVEPSAKLSWSAVKGAVAYKVYWRDTTSPTWDNFRVVKNATEVTLDGIVLDNFFFGVSAIGEHGHESVVVFPNNIMR from the coding sequence ATGTTTAAACCTTTCAGAAAATTATTTTATATAAGCTGTTTAACGCTATTTATAACTTCTTCTGTAACACAAGCCCAACGCATAAATACCAAAATATATGATATTATTGATGCGGTTTCTGCTGAACGTATAGAGGCAGATATCACCACATTGGCAAATTTTGGAACTCGCCATACGTTAAGTGATACCATCTCTAATACTCGAGGAATTGGTGCTGCAAGACGATGGATAAAATCTGAGTTTGACAAGGTCTCCTCTAATTGTAATAATTGCCTAGAGGTGTTTTATCAAAACAATATTGTGAAAGAAGATGGCCGCCGCATTTTTAAAGATGTTAATGTGGTTAATGTTGTTGCTATACAAAGAGGGACAACCTATCCTAACCGCTACGTAATTATGAGTGGTGATATTGATTCTCGCGTAACAGATGCTAATGATGCTACAAGCGACTCGCCTGGAGCTAATGATAATGCAAGTGGTATGGCTGGCACTATTGAAGCTGCACGTGTGTTAAGCAATTATTCTTTTGAAAATAGTATTATCTATGTTGGGCTATCTGGTGAAGAACAAGGATTGTATGGCGGAAAAGGTTTAGCAGAGTATGCCAAGGAAAATGACTGGGATATTATTGGAGTACTTAATAATGATATGATTGGTAATATTGAAGGTGTAGATGGTGTGATAGACAATAGAAGCTTTAGGATATTCTCAGAACCTGTACCACCAAATGAAACAGAGCGTGAGCGAAATGCAAGACGTTTTTACGGAGGCGAAGTAGATGGCATATCTAGACAGCTGGCACGTTACATTCATAAAACAACTAAAACCTATATGCCAGAAATGAATCCTATGATGATTTACAGGTTAGATCGTTTTGGGCGTGGAGGCCATCATAGACCATTTAACGACGTTGGTTTTCCAGGTATACGTATTATGGAAGCACACGAAAATTATACACAACAACATCAAGATATACGTACAGAAGATGGTATTGAGTACGGCGATAAACTAAAATTTGTAAACTTTAAATATGCTGCAAAGTTAACTGCTGTTAATGCCATAAATTTAGCAAGTTTGGCTTGGGCACCGCCAAGCCCTAAGAGTGTGAGTATTGGTGGTATTGTAGAGCCAAGTGCAAAATTATCTTGGAGCGCTGTAAAAGGTGCCGTGGCCTATAAAGTATATTGGAGAGATACCACTTCTCCTACTTGGGATAATTTTAGAGTTGTAAAAAATGCCACAGAAGTAACTTTAGATGGTATCGTTCTGGATAATTTCTTTTTTGGTGTATCTGCAATTGGCGAACACGGACATGAAAGTGTTGTTGTATTTCCTAACAATATTATGAGATAA
- a CDS encoding YdeI/OmpD-associated family protein: MERPELYFPRDVEWRAWLQNNYNNFPNGVYLIFYKLENNQPSMRWEEAVKVALCFGWIDSTVKSLGHGKRQQYFCPRRKNVLGVL, encoded by the coding sequence TTGGAAAGGCCAGAACTTTATTTTCCCAGAGATGTAGAGTGGCGAGCTTGGCTACAAAACAATTACAATAATTTTCCAAACGGTGTATATTTAATCTTTTATAAATTAGAAAATAACCAACCTTCTATGCGTTGGGAAGAAGCTGTTAAAGTAGCGTTGTGCTTTGGATGGATAGATAGTACTGTAAAAAGCTTGGGACACGGCAAGCGCCAACAATATTTTTGCCCAAGACGAAAAAATGTCCTTGGAGTGCTTTAA
- a CDS encoding YdeI/OmpD-associated family protein — MPKTKKCPWSALNKSYIKKLTAKGLIHESGWQSIERAKEDGSWTMMDAVENGIIPDDLKRAFSKHENAFKNYEAFSKG; from the coding sequence TTGCCCAAGACGAAAAAATGTCCTTGGAGTGCTTTAAACAAGTCTTATATAAAAAAGTTAACAGCTAAAGGCCTTATACACGAAAGTGGTTGGCAAAGTATAGAGCGCGCCAAAGAAGATGGCAGTTGGACTATGATGGATGCTGTTGAAAACGGTATCATACCAGATGACCTTAAACGCGCTTTTTCTAAACATGAAAATGCTTTTAAAAATTACGAAGCATTTAGTAAAGGTTAA
- a CDS encoding Y-family DNA polymerase has product MIALVDCNSFYASVEQVFRPDLQGKPVVVLSNNDGCIIAANKEAKALAHIPMFEPVFKIKDQLLANNVTFFSSNYTLYAEMSQRVMNILTRFSPKVEVYSIDESFVDLSGMSFFNLEDVAKTIRDTIFKETGLPVGVGIAPTKVLAKLANRMAKKIETSNYIWVIDTEDKRIEALQWAKIKDIWGIGKKHAERLQILGTHTGLDFTAMSLSWVRKHLTVVGERIWKELKGEQCLEIQTIPKTKKGIGTAKSFGHKLERLDLIEEACSYYISEVAETLRQQNSCATYLQVFIHTNYHSDIDKQYSKSTTVTLSVPTHDTFTLITEARKALHRIYKPGYRYKKVGVCLTGIIPKEFVQGNLFETPKSWKQKDFMKTFDAINAKYGKSTIKSALLGSRNEEWELIKKERSPRYTTQWNELLTLKF; this is encoded by the coding sequence ATGATTGCACTTGTAGACTGTAATAGCTTTTATGCTTCTGTAGAGCAGGTATTTCGTCCAGACTTGCAAGGAAAACCTGTTGTGGTTCTTAGCAATAATGATGGCTGTATTATAGCAGCTAACAAAGAAGCTAAGGCATTGGCGCACATCCCTATGTTTGAACCGGTATTTAAGATTAAGGATCAACTTCTAGCAAATAATGTCACATTTTTTTCCTCTAATTATACGCTTTATGCAGAAATGTCTCAACGTGTCATGAATATTCTCACACGATTTTCTCCAAAGGTTGAAGTGTACAGTATAGACGAATCTTTTGTAGATCTTTCTGGTATGTCCTTCTTTAATTTAGAAGATGTGGCCAAGACAATTAGAGACACCATTTTTAAGGAGACAGGCTTGCCTGTTGGTGTGGGAATAGCACCAACTAAAGTATTGGCAAAATTGGCAAACCGTATGGCAAAGAAGATTGAAACCTCTAATTATATATGGGTGATAGATACTGAAGATAAACGTATTGAAGCTTTACAATGGGCTAAGATAAAAGACATTTGGGGTATTGGAAAAAAGCATGCCGAGCGTTTACAAATTCTAGGTACACATACAGGATTAGACTTTACAGCTATGTCTTTATCTTGGGTGCGTAAACATTTAACCGTAGTGGGAGAGCGTATTTGGAAAGAGCTAAAAGGAGAACAGTGTCTAGAAATACAAACGATCCCCAAAACAAAAAAGGGTATAGGCACAGCTAAGTCTTTTGGACATAAATTAGAGCGTTTAGATCTTATTGAAGAAGCTTGTAGTTACTATATAAGTGAAGTTGCAGAAACGTTGAGGCAACAAAACTCTTGTGCCACATATTTGCAAGTTTTTATACATACTAATTATCATAGTGATATAGACAAGCAGTACTCTAAAAGTACAACAGTAACCTTATCTGTACCTACACATGATACCTTTACGCTTATTACTGAAGCAAGAAAAGCGCTGCATCGTATTTATAAGCCAGGTTACCGCTACAAAAAAGTAGGTGTTTGTTTAACGGGCATTATTCCCAAAGAGTTTGTGCAAGGTAATTTGTTTGAAACCCCTAAATCTTGGAAGCAAAAAGACTTTATGAAGACTTTTGATGCTATAAATGCCAAGTATGGAAAATCTACCATAAAGTCGGCATTATTAGGTTCTAGAAATGAAGAATGGGAGCTTATAAAAAAAGAACGTAGTCCTAGATATACCACACAATGGAATGAGTTGTTAACGCTTAAGTTTTAA
- a CDS encoding S24 family peptidase, with protein MEIFNAHKVQRPAERHQAEVSKQTGFPSPATHYQEAVIDLNKELIGNKDATFYVRIMENYPEHLIFENDVLIIDRSLLAKENDLALVIVDGEFNLLRIPKQSETNAFMLWGVVTYIIHAIR; from the coding sequence ATGGAAATTTTTAATGCACATAAAGTACAACGTCCTGCAGAACGCCACCAAGCAGAAGTCTCTAAACAAACTGGATTTCCTAGTCCTGCAACGCATTATCAAGAAGCAGTTATAGATTTGAATAAAGAGCTTATAGGTAACAAAGATGCTACGTTTTATGTGAGAATTATGGAAAACTATCCGGAGCATCTCATTTTTGAAAACGATGTACTTATTATAGATCGATCTCTACTTGCTAAAGAAAATGATTTAGCACTAGTTATTGTAGATGGTGAATTTAACCTTCTTAGAATTCCGAAGCAGTCTGAAACAAATGCATTTATGCTTTGGGGAGTTGTAACCTATATAATACACGCGATAAGATGA
- a CDS encoding CPBP family glutamic-type intramembrane protease: MNNFKNELYSLKKALTAHQKTQNLFKNYGIAVLCFIAYFTLVGILTVVFPELQLDAIKDTRLDAMIKENPLKFFILAVILAPLLEEGVYRTLIAPKPWEIAFFLACLTLLFAGRFFPEDVLWWLKCIISVLSLVIIYKLFRELLPVQLTQQVCNILTRFKIPIVIISSIIFGFAHVYNYVDSFIITLPLFIAIVPRIILGLLFAKVKIENNGLPWAMYLHAINNGVIFIIAYLNYSNQPL, from the coding sequence ATGAACAATTTTAAAAATGAACTATATTCGCTCAAAAAAGCGTTGACAGCACATCAAAAAACTCAGAACCTCTTTAAAAACTATGGCATTGCTGTATTGTGTTTCATAGCATACTTTACCTTAGTAGGCATATTAACTGTGGTGTTTCCTGAGTTACAATTAGATGCTATAAAAGACACCAGATTAGATGCTATGATTAAAGAGAACCCATTAAAGTTCTTTATTCTAGCTGTTATTCTTGCTCCTTTATTGGAAGAAGGTGTTTACAGAACTTTAATAGCCCCTAAACCTTGGGAAATAGCATTCTTTTTAGCTTGCTTAACATTACTCTTTGCAGGACGTTTTTTTCCAGAAGATGTTTTATGGTGGCTAAAGTGTATTATTAGCGTGTTGTCTTTAGTTATAATTTATAAATTATTTAGAGAACTGTTACCTGTACAACTAACTCAACAAGTCTGTAACATACTAACAAGATTTAAAATTCCTATTGTAATAATAAGTTCTATAATCTTTGGGTTTGCACACGTTTATAACTATGTAGATAGCTTTATAATAACACTGCCTTTATTTATAGCTATTGTGCCTAGAATTATTTTGGGACTTTTATTTGCTAAGGTTAAAATTGAAAACAATGGGTTACCTTGGGCTATGTATTTACATGCTATAAATAATGGTGTCATTTTTATAATAGCATACCTTAACTATAGCAATCAGCCACTTTAG